A genomic window from Blastococcus saxobsidens DD2 includes:
- the glgA gene encoding glycogen synthase encodes MHIGIVTREWPPDVYGGAGVHVEHLVAALRALPSPPQLDVHCFGGPRSPGTAGYGATGHPVPPALREANGALQALGVDVEIAAALAGVDLVHSHTWYANGAGMLAALVHGIPHVVTAHSLEPRRPWKADQLGGGYRLSSWVERTAYLAADAVIAVSHGMRADVLDAYPDLVPARVHVVGNGVDADAYRPVHDPDVVRGLGVDPDRPYALFVGRITRQKGVLHLLAAAEQLPADVGLVLCAGAADTPGERQQVADAVAELQSRRGGVVWIETMLPREQLVPLISGATVFVVPSVYEPLGIVNLEAAACGTAVVASAVGGIPEVVDDGRTGLLVPYDEDDPAGFAAGLAARTGELLADPQRAAAMGAAGRERVLAEFGWAAIAQQTVAVYEAVLAARG; translated from the coding sequence GTGCACATCGGGATCGTCACGCGTGAGTGGCCGCCGGACGTCTACGGCGGGGCCGGGGTGCACGTCGAGCACCTCGTCGCGGCGCTGCGGGCGCTGCCGTCGCCGCCGCAGCTGGACGTCCACTGCTTCGGCGGCCCGCGGAGTCCGGGCACGGCGGGATACGGAGCCACCGGCCACCCGGTGCCGCCCGCGTTGCGCGAGGCCAACGGCGCGCTGCAGGCGCTCGGTGTCGACGTCGAGATCGCCGCCGCCCTCGCCGGCGTGGACCTGGTGCACAGCCACACCTGGTACGCGAACGGCGCGGGGATGCTGGCCGCGCTGGTGCACGGGATCCCGCACGTGGTCACCGCGCACTCGCTGGAGCCGCGGCGCCCGTGGAAGGCCGACCAGCTGGGCGGGGGCTACCGGCTCTCCTCGTGGGTCGAGCGCACCGCCTACCTCGCGGCGGACGCCGTGATCGCGGTCAGCCACGGCATGCGCGCCGACGTCCTCGATGCCTACCCGGACCTCGTCCCGGCCCGCGTGCACGTCGTCGGCAACGGGGTGGACGCCGACGCCTACCGGCCGGTGCACGACCCGGACGTCGTGCGCGGGCTCGGGGTGGACCCCGACCGCCCCTACGCGCTCTTCGTCGGGCGGATCACCCGGCAGAAGGGCGTTCTGCACCTGCTGGCCGCCGCCGAGCAGCTGCCCGCCGACGTCGGCCTGGTGCTCTGCGCGGGCGCCGCCGACACCCCGGGCGAGCGGCAGCAGGTGGCCGACGCGGTCGCCGAGCTGCAGTCCCGCCGCGGCGGAGTGGTGTGGATCGAGACGATGCTGCCCCGTGAGCAGCTGGTGCCGCTGATCAGCGGGGCCACCGTGTTCGTCGTCCCGTCGGTGTACGAGCCCCTCGGCATCGTCAACCTGGAGGCGGCGGCCTGCGGCACCGCCGTCGTCGCCAGCGCCGTGGGCGGCATCCCGGAGGTCGTCGACGACGGCCGCACCGGGCTGCTCGTGCCCTACGACGAGGACGATCCAGCCGGGTTCGCCGCCGGCCTGGCCGCCCGCACCGGCGAGCTGCTGGCCGATCCCCAGCGCGCCGCCGCCATGGGGGCCGCCGGCCGGGAACGCGTGCTCGCCGAGTTCGGCTGGGCCGCCATCGCCCAGCAGACCGTGGCGGTGTACGAGGCGGTCCTCGCCGCCCGCGGTTGA
- the glgC gene encoding glucose-1-phosphate adenylyltransferase — translation MRGGPRVLGIVLAGGEGKRLSPLTQDRAKPAVPFGGNYRLIDFVLSNLVNGDVRQIAVLTQYKSHSLDRHITQTWRMSQLLGNYITPVPAQQRLGPRWYTGSADAIFQSLNLIYDERPEIVVVFGADHVYRMDPAQMIDQHLQTGAGVTIAGLRVPRREATEFGVIDSDASGKVRGFLEKPADPPGLPDSPEESFASMGNYVFSTDALLEALRADAEDPDSVHDMGGSIMPMLAGSGEAWVYDFSTNVVPGATERDHGYWRDVGTIDSYYDAHMDLVSVSPVFNLYNERWPIYTLPPQRPPAKFVLGGRAEESMVSAGAIIGGGAVHGSVISPGVRVERGSRIENSVVMDGAYIGEGAHVRRAILDKNVVVPAGARIGFDHDLDRERYHVSAGGITVLGKGTRAYL, via the coding sequence ATGCGCGGCGGTCCACGGGTGCTCGGCATCGTCCTGGCGGGCGGTGAGGGAAAGCGGCTGTCCCCGCTGACCCAGGACCGCGCCAAGCCGGCAGTCCCCTTCGGGGGCAACTACCGGCTCATCGACTTCGTGCTCTCCAACCTGGTGAACGGCGACGTCCGGCAGATCGCCGTCCTGACCCAGTACAAGAGCCACAGCCTCGACCGGCACATCACCCAGACCTGGCGGATGTCCCAGCTGCTCGGCAACTACATCACCCCGGTACCGGCCCAGCAGCGGCTCGGCCCGCGCTGGTACACCGGCAGCGCCGACGCGATCTTCCAGAGCCTGAACCTGATCTACGACGAGCGGCCGGAGATCGTCGTCGTCTTCGGCGCCGACCACGTGTACCGCATGGACCCGGCGCAAATGATCGACCAGCACCTGCAGACCGGGGCCGGGGTCACCATCGCCGGCCTGCGGGTGCCGCGCCGGGAGGCCACCGAGTTCGGGGTCATCGACTCCGACGCGTCGGGGAAGGTGCGCGGATTCCTGGAGAAGCCCGCGGACCCGCCCGGTCTGCCGGATTCGCCGGAGGAGAGCTTCGCCTCCATGGGCAACTACGTCTTCAGCACCGACGCCCTGCTGGAGGCGCTGCGGGCCGACGCCGAGGACCCCGACTCGGTGCACGACATGGGCGGCTCGATCATGCCGATGCTGGCCGGATCCGGTGAGGCGTGGGTCTACGACTTCTCCACCAACGTGGTCCCCGGGGCGACCGAGCGCGACCACGGCTACTGGCGCGACGTCGGGACCATCGACTCCTACTACGACGCCCACATGGATCTCGTGTCGGTGTCGCCGGTCTTCAACCTCTACAACGAGCGGTGGCCGATCTACACGCTGCCGCCGCAGCGCCCGCCGGCGAAGTTCGTCCTGGGCGGCCGCGCGGAGGAGTCGATGGTCAGCGCCGGCGCGATCATCGGTGGCGGCGCGGTGCACGGCTCGGTCATCTCCCCCGGGGTCCGGGTGGAACGCGGGTCCCGCATCGAGAACAGCGTCGTGATGGACGGCGCATACATCGGTGAGGGCGCGCACGTGCGCCGGGCGATCCTGGACAAGAACGTCGTCGTCCCGGCGGGCGCCCGGATCGGCTTCGACCACGATCTGGACCGCGAGCGCTACCACGTGAGCGCCGGCGGGATCACCGTGCTCGGCAAGGGCACCCGCGCCTACCTCTGA
- a CDS encoding O-methyltransferase, producing the protein MSAQQPPPGGGNELGAAYADRFAAESPEMQAARHRTHALSGSQPVEPPVGAVLAVLAATTGARSVVSIGSGGGLAALWLLRGMRPDGVLTALDGDPEQLRAARTALAEARVPASRARLIFGTPGEVLPRLSPGGYDMVCCAGPPREYAEHLPGLLALVRVGGTLTCHGLLEGGRIADRTARDPQTVAWREISRTIRDDDSLLPAVLPIGSGLLVATKRA; encoded by the coding sequence ATGAGCGCCCAGCAGCCGCCGCCCGGAGGCGGTAACGAGCTGGGCGCCGCCTACGCCGACCGCTTCGCCGCGGAGTCGCCCGAGATGCAGGCGGCGCGGCACCGCACCCATGCCCTGTCCGGCTCGCAACCGGTGGAGCCCCCCGTCGGGGCCGTGCTCGCGGTCCTGGCCGCGACGACCGGGGCCCGCTCGGTGGTGTCCATCGGCAGCGGCGGCGGCCTGGCCGCCCTGTGGCTGCTGCGCGGCATGCGGCCCGACGGCGTCCTCACCGCCCTGGACGGCGATCCCGAGCAGCTGCGGGCGGCGCGCACCGCGCTCGCCGAGGCCCGGGTGCCCGCCAGCCGGGCGCGGCTGATCTTCGGCACCCCCGGCGAGGTCCTCCCCCGACTCTCGCCCGGCGGCTACGACATGGTGTGCTGCGCCGGCCCGCCGCGGGAGTACGCCGAGCACCTGCCGGGGCTGCTCGCCCTGGTGCGGGTGGGCGGCACGCTCACCTGCCACGGGCTGCTCGAGGGCGGCCGGATCGCCGACCGCACCGCGCGGGACCCGCAGACGGTGGCGTGGCGGGAGATCTCCCGCACCATCCGCGACGACGACAGCCTCCTGCCGGCTGTCCTGCCCATCGGTAGCGGGCTGCTCGTCGCCACCAAGCGCGCCTGA
- the sigE gene encoding RNA polymerase sigma factor SigE has protein sequence MSEATPVQPEGTGMAADSWVAPSWEQVVRDHSARVYRLAYRLSGNPQDAEDLTQETFVRVFRSLADYSPGTFEGWLHRITTNLFLDMVRRRQRIRFDALPEDTERLPGRAPSPEQVYADTHLDPQVQAALDALSPEFRVAVVLCDIEGLTYEEIAATLGIKLGTVRSRIHRGRVQLREALAHLAPRRVAAAGEVGA, from the coding sequence GTGTCCGAGGCCACCCCCGTGCAGCCCGAGGGCACCGGCATGGCCGCGGACAGCTGGGTGGCCCCGTCCTGGGAGCAGGTCGTCCGTGACCACTCCGCCCGGGTGTACCGCCTCGCCTACCGGCTGTCGGGCAACCCGCAGGACGCCGAGGACCTGACGCAGGAGACCTTCGTCCGGGTGTTCCGCTCGCTGGCCGACTACTCGCCGGGCACGTTCGAGGGCTGGCTGCACCGGATCACCACGAACCTGTTCCTGGACATGGTGCGCCGCCGCCAGCGGATCCGGTTCGACGCCCTGCCCGAGGACACCGAGCGGCTGCCCGGCCGGGCGCCGAGCCCGGAGCAGGTCTACGCCGACACCCACCTGGATCCGCAGGTGCAGGCGGCACTGGACGCGCTGTCGCCGGAGTTCCGCGTGGCCGTGGTGCTCTGCGACATCGAGGGCCTCACCTACGAGGAGATCGCGGCCACCCTCGGCATCAAGCTGGGCACCGTACGCAGCCGCATCCACCGCGGCCGGGTGCAGTTGCGTGAGGCGCTCGCCCATCTGGCGCCGCGACGCGTGGCCGCTGCCGGGGAGGTCGGGGCGTGA
- a CDS encoding anti-sigma factor family protein, whose protein sequence is MIPESHLAQEAIAALVDGELTAGPAARAARHLAGCAACRMAVAAQREAKAALHGSADVTIPGDLMSRLRAIPFTAEVPGSGDGTGAMSAAAGELTVTGSTGSWSLDLSEGAQHRGPFGARWLRRGVAGTLAGLGAGVAALALTLPADAAPAPAADRPQPEQHTEIAPPVVRTVTVDLSTGTGSPGGTP, encoded by the coding sequence GTGATCCCGGAGAGCCACCTGGCCCAGGAGGCGATCGCCGCGCTGGTCGACGGCGAGTTGACGGCCGGTCCGGCGGCACGGGCAGCCCGGCACCTCGCCGGCTGTGCCGCCTGCCGGATGGCCGTGGCGGCGCAGCGGGAGGCGAAGGCGGCCCTGCACGGATCCGCGGACGTGACGATCCCCGGTGACCTGATGTCGCGCCTGCGCGCCATCCCCTTCACCGCCGAGGTGCCCGGTTCCGGTGACGGAACGGGTGCGATGAGCGCCGCCGCGGGGGAACTGACCGTCACCGGGAGCACCGGCTCCTGGTCCCTGGACCTCAGCGAGGGTGCGCAGCACCGTGGGCCGTTCGGCGCGCGCTGGCTCCGCCGCGGCGTGGCCGGCACGCTCGCCGGTCTGGGCGCCGGGGTCGCCGCACTGGCGCTGACGCTGCCGGCCGATGCCGCCCCCGCGCCCGCGGCGGACCGCCCGCAGCCCGAGCAGCACACCGAGATCGCCCCTCCCGTCGTGCGGACGGTCACCGTCGACCTCTCGACCGGCACCGGCTCCCCGGGCGGCACCCCTTGA
- a CDS encoding S1C family serine protease yields MSTDHERDPAVPGDAGYSRPAGRLGGFDDAAVQRLTPRAVPAPQPTPAQAGAFGRPEQVDGSFAGDRPPPAPRPLPPPPPEALLRAFGPPAPGRYGLQEPPGGRTGARRTATGPWWKADAPSDPWRDPASPAGLGAPAVYDEESQPGPVVVDAQGRRKVRLRDISVRLTTLAVLGLLVVGVVGGGVGWYLTRTADETPLFSPGTTLSQVDPGITREPGSVSDIADAVMPAVVSIEVRVGQAGATGSGVVIDGENGYIVTNNHVISGADGVEGAEIRAVFSDGSGSAARIVGRDPASDLAVIKVEKPGLVTASLGRSDDVVVGDPVVAIGSPLGLAGTVTSGIVSALNRPVRLSGQGTDTNAVISAVQTDAPINPGNSGGALVDATGALVGINTAIASSGMGGGSIGLGFAIPIDTVKRITEQLISTGTAVHAALGVNARSVTDGTRDGALVVNIEPGSAAAQAGIREEDIIIAVDDTPVGSSEELAVAVDARQPGEEVVIELIRGGSSRTVQATLGAA; encoded by the coding sequence TTGAGCACCGACCACGAGCGCGACCCGGCCGTGCCCGGGGACGCCGGCTACTCGCGTCCCGCGGGGCGGCTCGGCGGCTTCGACGACGCGGCGGTGCAGCGACTCACCCCCCGGGCCGTGCCGGCCCCGCAGCCCACGCCGGCACAGGCCGGTGCGTTCGGCCGGCCGGAGCAGGTCGACGGCAGCTTCGCCGGTGACCGGCCCCCGCCCGCGCCCCGCCCGCTGCCGCCTCCGCCTCCAGAGGCGCTGCTGCGGGCATTCGGACCCCCCGCGCCCGGCCGGTACGGGCTCCAGGAGCCGCCGGGTGGCCGGACCGGCGCCCGGCGCACCGCCACCGGTCCGTGGTGGAAGGCCGACGCCCCGAGCGATCCCTGGCGCGACCCGGCGTCACCGGCGGGCCTCGGTGCCCCCGCGGTGTACGACGAGGAGAGCCAGCCCGGTCCGGTCGTCGTCGACGCCCAGGGGCGGCGCAAGGTACGGCTGCGCGACATCTCGGTCCGACTGACGACGCTCGCCGTGCTCGGCCTGCTGGTGGTCGGCGTGGTGGGCGGTGGCGTCGGCTGGTACCTGACCCGCACGGCCGACGAGACCCCGCTGTTCAGCCCGGGGACGACCCTGTCGCAGGTGGACCCGGGCATCACCCGGGAACCGGGCTCGGTCTCCGACATCGCCGACGCCGTCATGCCGGCGGTGGTCTCCATCGAGGTCCGCGTGGGGCAGGCGGGCGCCACCGGCTCCGGGGTCGTGATCGACGGCGAGAACGGCTACATCGTCACGAACAACCACGTCATCTCCGGCGCCGACGGCGTCGAGGGGGCCGAGATCCGGGCGGTGTTCTCCGACGGCAGCGGATCCGCGGCGCGCATCGTCGGCCGTGACCCGGCCAGCGACCTCGCCGTGATCAAGGTGGAGAAGCCCGGCCTGGTGACCGCGTCCCTGGGCCGCTCCGACGACGTCGTCGTCGGCGACCCCGTGGTCGCCATCGGCTCCCCGCTCGGCCTGGCCGGCACCGTCACCAGCGGCATCGTCAGCGCGCTGAACCGGCCCGTCCGGCTGTCCGGTCAGGGCACCGACACCAACGCCGTGATCAGCGCCGTCCAGACCGACGCGCCCATCAACCCGGGCAACTCCGGCGGTGCGCTGGTGGACGCCACCGGGGCGCTCGTCGGCATCAACACCGCCATCGCGTCGAGCGGCATGGGTGGTGGCTCGATCGGCCTGGGCTTCGCCATCCCCATCGACACGGTCAAGCGGATCACCGAGCAGCTGATCTCCACCGGCACGGCCGTGCACGCCGCGCTCGGCGTCAACGCCCGGTCGGTGACCGACGGGACGCGGGACGGCGCGCTGGTGGTCAACATCGAGCCGGGGAGCGCCGCGGCGCAGGCCGGCATCCGCGAGGAGGACATCATCATCGCGGTCGACGACACCCCGGTCGGCAGCTCCGAGGAGCTGGCCGTTGCGGTAGACGCCCGGCAGCCGGGCGAGGAGGTCGTGATCGAGCTGATCCGCGGCGGCAGTTCCCGGACGGTCCAGGCGACGCTCGGCGCGGCCTGA
- a CDS encoding twin-arginine translocase TatA/TatE family subunit, translated as MFNSIGWPELFVVALAALFIFGPERLPDLAKDAASGLKKVRTAITGVREQVNESLGDDFADLRDLDLRKYHPRTFVRTHLLGDDEENPVVHHGSTAASVAARPRDRSVPPPFDVDAT; from the coding sequence GTGTTCAACTCGATCGGCTGGCCCGAGCTCTTCGTCGTCGCGCTCGCCGCGCTGTTCATCTTCGGTCCCGAGCGCCTGCCCGACCTGGCCAAGGACGCCGCCAGCGGGCTGAAGAAGGTGCGGACCGCCATCACCGGTGTCCGGGAGCAGGTCAACGAGTCCCTCGGCGACGACTTCGCCGACCTGCGCGACCTCGACCTCCGGAAGTACCACCCGAGGACGTTCGTCCGGACGCACCTGCTCGGTGACGACGAGGAGAACCCGGTCGTGCACCACGGCAGCACCGCCGCCTCGGTCGCGGCCCGCCCGCGCGACCGCAGCGTGCCCCCGCCCTTCGACGTCGACGCCACGTGA